Within Amycolatopsis sp. FDAARGOS 1241, the genomic segment AGACGGCGGTGAGGTCCGTGCCCGGGTGCTCGGCCAGCCCCGGCGCGTGCACCGTGCTCGCCCACGGCCCGGTTCCGACGAGGCCGACACGCAGCTGTCCCAGGTCCACGCCCGGAAGTGTAGGTGTGGCCGGCACCGCTTTCGGCGGGTACCTCGGGTGGGTTCACGTCGGTCAGCTGTACACCACGAACGGGGGAAGCTGCGTACGGGGTTGTCGCGGCGTACTTCTACGGCCTGGCGATGAGCATGTTCACCTGGCCGTTCCTCGCGGGCACGTCGGCCCTCGACTTCGTGCCGGGCGCGCCACTGGGCGTGAACCTGCACCGGTTCCTGGTGTTCACCGTGCTGACGTCCACCCTGGGCTGGGACACCGGCCGCGCCTTGACGAACCTGATCGCGATCCTGGCCCTGGGCCCGGCGATCCTGACGATTCTCCGCCGCGCCGCCCGCCGAGCGGCGTTCGTCCGCCGAGCTGTCGTCCCCTCGAGGTGACGGGTCCGCGCACAACTTGCCGACAGGCTCGAGGGCACCGCGGCTCCCCGCCGGAGGACCGCTTGCGTCGCGCTCGCTGGTCGAAGGGACGGTTCGCGCGGCGCCGACGGGCCGACGGGACCACTCGTGCCGCCGCGCGAAGGGACCGTTCGCGTCGATGCGGTGGTGGACCACTCGCACAGCGCGAGCGAACACGCGGGACCATTCGCATGCGACCGAAGGCACGGTGGGACCGGTTGTGCCGATCCCCGCGACCGAGGGGGACTGTTCGCGCGGTTCTACCTGGTCGAGGGGACCGTTCGCGCGGGCGCCGGCGTACCTGAGGGACCGTTCGCGCATGCGCCACAGCGCCAAGCGCAGCCGGTCGTCAGTACGAGTAAAAACCCCGACCGGACTTCTTGCCCAGTAACCCCGCGTCGACCATGCGCAGCAGCAGCGGCGGGGCCGCGTACAGGGGCTCCTTGAACTCGTCGTACATCGAGTCGGCGATGGCCTTGACGGTGTCGAGGCCGATGAGGTCCGAAAGGCGCAGCGGGCCCATGGGGTGCGCGGTCCCCAGTTCCATGCCGCGGTCGATGTCTTCGGCGGTGGCGAAGCCGGATTCCACCATGCGGATCGCGGACAGCAGGTAGGGCACCAGCAGGGAGTTCACGATGAAGCCCGCGCGGTCCTGGGCCCGGATCACCGTTTTGCCCAGCGCCGCGGCGTGCTCCTCCGCGCGCCGCGCGGTTTCGTCGCTCGTGAGCAGCGACGGGACGAGCTCCACGAGCGGCAGCACGGGCACGGGGTTGAAGAAGTGGATCCCCACGACCTGGGCCGGCCGCTGGGTGGCCATCCCGATCTTCACGATCGGGATGGATGAGGTGTTGGAGGCGAAGATCGCATCGTCCCGGGAGACGATCTTGTCGAGCTGGCCGAAGACGTCGACCTTGGCCTGTTCCTGCTCGAGGATGGCCTCGATCACGAGATCGCGGTCGGCGAGGTCCGCCAGGTCGGTGGTGAAGCGCAGGCGCCCGAGCGCCGCGTCGGCGTCGTCCGCGGCGAGCTTGCCGTTCTTCACGGCCCGTTGGAGGGACTTCTCGATGCGCGCCTTGCCGGCGTCCAGTGCGGATTGGCTGACTTCGGTGATCACCACGTCCAAACCGGACTTGGCGTGCACCTCGGCGATCCCGGAGCCCATCTGACCCGCTCCGACCACTCCGACTTTCCGGACGTCCGACACTGGCGCATCTCCTTCGCGACTAGCGAGAACCGAAAATGGGCAGCACGCGACGCGCGAGGGTGGCGTCGGGCGCGTGCCCAGACCCCACCCTCGCGTAAGTCGCCCTGCTCAACGACGGTAGTCGTCGTACCCGTCGTCGTACGGGTCTTCGTACCGGTCGTCGTCCTCGTGCGTGTTGTTGTCCGAGGAATTACTCGACAGCTCGCGCTGCAAAGCATCGAAATCGGTGTCGTGGGAGCTGTACTTGAGCTCGCGCGCCACCTTCGTCTGCTTGGCCTTAGCCCGGCCGCGCCCCATGGCTCGACCCCCTCGCACAGGGGCGGGGCGGCCGGGGGAATCGGCGGCCCCGCATCGTCTCGACAGTTCTTTCCTGGTCACACCGTACCGTGTCCCGGGGGTTCGATGCGACGTGGCACGGTGTGCCGGTGGCGACAGTGTTCGCCCGACGCCGGTTACCGGCCTGTCGGTGGGGATCGGCGCAGGTGGGCGTGCCACGATGCTCTCGTGCTCCGTCCCTTCGTGGCCTATCTGCGGGTGTACGAACCCCTGCTCGCGCTGGGTGACCCGCCGGACGAGCGGCTGCGGGACGCCGTGGCCGCGGCGAAGCTGCGCCGTGCCGCGATCGGCGAGCGCGAGCAGTTCATGTGGCTCAAGTCACAGGCGGTCGTGCCGGCGCGGTTGCTGCCGGCCGAGCTCGCCGACGGGCGGCCGGCGCCGAGCCTCACGAACGACGTCCTCGTGCTCGACCCGTCGGAGGTGCCGGCCGGGCACCCCGGCGCCGGCCCGTTCGTGTGCCCGCTCGAGCTGCGCGCCCGCTCGGCCGCCGCGCTGGTCACCTTCCTCGGCGACGCGCACCCGGCGTTGAAGAACGCGGTGCTCGACGCCGGCGGCGTCACCGCCGACCGCGCCCGCTCGCGCACGAAGGCCGCGATGTCCGACCTCACCGCCGCCGCGGCCCACACCCTGACCACGACCTGGACGGTGCCGCTGCCGTGGTTCGTCCTCGTCGACCCCGACGAGCGCAAGCTCGTGCTCGGCAAGGGCCAGAGCGACCCCGCGCGCGAGCTGTCGTGGCGCACGTCGATGTCCGCCGCACTGACCCGCGCGGCCGAGGCGAGCGAGCTGATCGAGGGCGTGTTCGGCGACTCCGGCCCGGGCCGCGTGCTCGCACAGACGCGCCAGTGGCTCGAGAGCTTCGACCCGGAGTCCGTGGTGGAGCTCGACTACGGCGGCCTCGTGCAGCTGTTCGCCGACTCGATCCTAGAATCCGACACCACGGCCGAGGAGGTTCACGACATCCTCGACGCGCTGCGCACCGGCAACGTCGAGGAGCTGGCCGAACTGTTCTCCGAGTTGCGCGAGTTCTGGGGCGACCTCGCGGCTAGGGAGCACTCCAACTGACCCGCAGGTGACCGACGGGCCGGCCGCCACCGAGTACGGGCGGCCGCGCCAGCTCGTCGAGGTCCGCGACGTCGGCACCCAGGTGCGCGAGCACGGCCACGGCCAGCGGGGCGCACCCGCGCTTGGCTCCATCGGACATCTTCAACGCCACCGCGGTGCCGTCGGCCAGTGCGAACGCCAGCACGCCCTCGGCGCCGATCTTCGACAGCAGCCCCGGAACCGCACCCATCAGCACCGTGTCCTCCCGGTCGGTGCCGGCGACCAGCCACGGGTGCGCGCGCATCGCGTCGGCCACGCGCAGCTCCGCGGAACCGGTTTCGGCCTGCACCAGCCGGCCGAACGCGCGGGCCAGGCCGGTGAGCGAGTACGCGAACAGCGGCGCCCCGCAGCCGTCGACGCCGGTGGTGGCGATCGGCTCACCGGTCAGGTCCACCACGGTTTCGGCGATGGCCTTCTGCAGCGGGTGGTCCGGCTGCTCGTAACCCTCGGTCGGCCAGCCCGCGGCGACGCAGGTGGCGAGCATCGCGGCGTGCTTGCCCGAACAGTTCATGGTGACGCGCAGCGGCTCGGCCGCCGCGTGCAGGCTCGTCTCGTTCAGCGGGTACGCGGCCGGGCAGGTCAGCGCCGACTCGTCGAGGCCGGCGGCCGCGAGCATCGCAGCCACGCGCTCGACGTGGCCGGGCTCGCCGGAGTGGGATCCGCAGGCCAGGGCCAGGTCCGCGCCGTCGTAGCCGAGACCCGCGCGCAGCATGCCGGCGCCCTGCAGCGGTTTGGTGGACGAGCGAGGGAACACCGGGCTCGACGCGTCGCCCACCGCGTGCGTGACGCTCCCGTCCGGCGCCGTGATCACGAGCGAACCGCGGTGCACGCTTTCCACGAGGCCCGAGCGTTCGACCTCGACCAGAACCGGTTCCGTCACTCTTCGTTCCGGCCCAGCTCGGAGTCCAGCAGCTCGTCGACGCTCGCGGCACCGCGCTGGTAGCGGGCGGCGATTTCGGCGTTGAGCGTGTCCATCACGCCCTGCACCTGCCGCCGGAACGTGGACACGGACACCTCCTCGGTCGCGTACGTGTCGAGGGCCGTGGCGAGCTTCGAGTCGGTCAGCGAGCCGACGTCGGTGAGGTCGGTGTCGCCGATCAGCGCCTCGGCGTGGCGGCGGTGCTCACCCGCGCGCGACGGTTCGAGCTGCTGGTGGCGCCCGGAACCGGTGGCGGGGCCGAGCGCGTTGTCGGCGAGGATCGAGGCGAGCTGGTCGACGATGCTGGTGTCGCCGCCGGAGGACCGGCGCTGCTGTTCGGCGCGCACGATGTCGATCCGCGCGTGCAGCAGCCGGCGCAGGTACGAGAGGTCGGTCTCCTCCTGCGCGGCCTCGTCACGGCGTTCGCGCAGCACCGGCAGCGGCAGGTCGCCGAGTCCGGTGAGGTATCCCGGGGCGAGGACGCGGTCGATCCGCCGTCGCCCACCGGGACGCACTTCGATCACGGGCACATCCTGCTCTAGATTCCCCCACAATGCTACCGCCGGGTTCACTTCACCCCCGGAGGCGCTGCGCGGCCTCCCGGCCGGGCGCGGCGTGCTCGCCCGGCACCGAGTCGGGGTCCACCACGGCCTGCACGACCCGGTCGGTCTCCTCGTCCTTCAGGCCGGCCAGCAGCTCCGCGGCCGCAGGTACGGACCGCTTGACCAGGGCGAGCGCGATCGGACCGAGTTCGTGGTGCTGCACCACGCTCCCGACGCGTCCCACCACGCGCTCGCCCAGTCGCACGGGATCACCCGTCTCGGGTGTGATCTCGGGTGATCCGTCGAGGTGCAGCAGCGCCAGGTAGCGCGGTGGCCGGCCGACGTTGTGCACCTTCGCGACCGTCTCCTGGCCGCGGTAGCAGCCCTTCGCCACGTGGGCGGCGCTGCCGATCCAGCCGACCTCGTGCGGGATGGTCCGCTCGTCGGTGTCCACCCCGACGCGCGGGTGCCGCGATTCCACGCGCAGCGCGTCGAACGTCCAGCTGCCGGCGGGGCGCGCGCCCGCGTCGGTGAGCTTCTGCCACCAGGTGGCGAGCTCTTCGCGCGGCACGAGAAGGTCCACACTGGACCGCGACGGCCACGGCACCCGGCGCGTGAAACCGCCGCCCGGCAAAGCGGTCACGGCGTAGGGCGCGCTGCCCACCTCGACGCCGACCGCGCCCAGCAGCCGTTCGGCCTCGGGGCCGAGCAGGGTGAGGACCGCGAGTTCCGTTGTGGCGTCGCGGATCTCGACCTTGGACCAGAACTTCATCGCTTCGAGGTACTCGTGAAGCGTCTGCTCACCGCCCTTGGGCAGCGCGCTCGTCGCCGTCGCGCCCGGGTCGCTGTCGAGCCAGACGGTGCCGTCGACGTGCGCCAGCAGGAAGTGCGTGTCGACGTGGCCCTGGCTGTCGAGCACGAGCGCCTCGGTGCCTTCGCCCTCGGGCAGCTGCGTCACGTGCTGCGAGATCACGAGGTGCAGCCACGAAAGGCGTTCTTCCCCCGTGACGGCCAGGACTTCGCGGTGCGAGCGGTCGATGACGACCACACCGCGGGCGGCGGTGCGCTGCTCGGCGAACGGATCGCCCCAGTGCCACGGCACTCCCGACTCGGGGTGCCCTTCGGGTGGAGCGATCGCGCGAGGCGTTTCCAGCAGCGGCGAGCGGTAGGCCATGACACCAGACTAGCTCTGCCGGCTTCCGCGCCACCGAACAGAAACCCGGTGTCCGCGCGAAAGCTTGTGAGTACGGTGTGGAGCATGCGCGTGCTCGCCTTCCTCGACGGGTCACTGGCCGACCCCGACGCCGCCCACTTGCGCGTGGACGATCTCGGGCTGCTGCGCGGAGACGGGGTGTTCGAGACCATCCTGGTAGCAGGCGGAAAACCGCGCGAACTGCGACCGCACCTCGACCGCCTCGCCCGCTCCGCGGCGATGCTGGATCTCCCCGCTCCGGACCTCACCGCGTTCGAGCGGGCCGCTCGCGCGGTGATCGACAACTGGGCCGGCGGCCACGAGATCGCGTTGAAACTTGTGTACACGCGCGGGTTAGACGGCGACCCGGCCGGCACGCCGACGGCGTTCGCGCTGGGCATGGAAATCGAGGAGAAGGTGCGCCGTGCCCGCGCCGAAGGTGTTGCCGTGGTGGCACTCGAGCGCGGGTTCGGCCCGGACGTCGCCGAGCGCGCGCCGTGGCTGCTGCTGGGCGCGAAGACCGTGTCGTACGCGGTGAACATGGCCGCGCTGCGCGAAGCCGCCCGGCGCGGTGCCCAAGACGTGATTTTCACAGCCGCCGATGGTTCGGTCCTGGAGGGCCCGACGTCGACGGTCGTGCTGGCGCGCGAGCGCACGCTGTACACGCCGCCTTCGACCGTCGGGATCCTGCCGGGCACCACGCAGGCAGCCCTCTTCCGCGGCGCGGAGAAGGCGGGCTGGACCGTGAAGGTGGAGCCGTTCTCGGCCGCCGACCTGCCCGGCGCCGACGGGGTGTTCCTCGCGTCCTCGGTGCGGCTCGTGACGCGCGTGCACACCCTCGACGGCACGGCGCTGCCGGATTCGGCGGAGCTGCACCGCGAGCTGGTCACGGTCTACGAGGGCGAGTACTAGGCCGGCGCTTCGCTGATCACCACCGCCGACGCGCACACGCCTTCGGCTTCGTACGCGGCGATCTTGTGGTGGCCGTCGAGGATGAGCGGCTGCACGCCGGACAGCACGACGGCCACCGGGCGGTGGCCCGTGCGGATCGCGGTGCGGTAGTAGGCCACGCGGGCCTCGTCGCAGGGCGGCCACTCCGAGGTGGGCACGAGGTGGTGCTCGGCGGGCAGGCGTTCGGGCCCGGCGAGCTGGTACCGGCCGTCGACCAGCAGCACGAGCACGTCGCGCAGGGTTTCGGCCAGCGGGCGGCGCACCTGGCCCGTGGCCAGGGCGATGCGCAGCGACTGCGGCAGCTCGACGCTGCCCCCGCCGGGCAGCTCGAAGACGCCGTTCAGTTCCAGGACACCCGTCCCACCCGTGACCGTTACCTCTTCTTCCACACCCATCAGGACGGCTGGAACCGCACGGAGGTTCCGGGGCGTGCCTGCGCGAGTGCACCGAGTGACGATCGTCTCACCACGGCGGCCACGGGGTAGCCGCCGGTCGTCGGGTGATCGGCGAGGAACACCACGGGCCGGCCGTTGGGCGGCACCTGGATCGCGCCGGTCAGCATGCCTTCGCTGGGCAGCTCGGCGGGGTTCGCGCGGCGCAGCGGGTCGCCCTCGAGCCGCAGGCCGACCCGGTTGGACTCCGGCGTCACCGTCCACCACTGGCCCAGACCGCGCGCGAGGTCGGTGAACCAGTCGTCGCGCGGGCCGAGGAGGACGGGCACGACGAGCCGCTCGGCCGCGCTCGGCGCGACCACGACGTCGGCGCCCGCCGGCACGCCCGTGACCGGGCCGAGCGGAACGGTCTTCCCCTCTTCGAGGGGTTCGGGTCCAATGCCGGACAGCACGTCGCGCGAGCGGCTGCCGAGCACGGGCTCGACGGCGATCCCGCCGGAAACCGCCAGGTAGCAGCGCAGCCCGGTGGCGGGAGTGCCGACCGCAAGCGTTTGCGCCGCCTTCAGGGACACGGCCGCGTGCGACCCGACGTCGCGCCCGTCCACCTGTACCCGCACGACCGGTCCCGTCACGGCGACGGTGCACGGCGCGGTGACCTCGACGGTCAGCCCACCGAGCAGCGCCTCGATCCCGGCGGCGCCCTCGGGGTTGCCGACCAGGCGGTTGCCGAGCTTCAGCGCGTCGACGTCCAGCGCGCCCGACGGCGGCACGCCCAGGCGCGCGTAACCGGGCCGGCCGAGGTCCTGGACCAGCGCGAGCGCGCCGGTCCGGACGATCTGAAGCGCGCGCATCAGACGCTCCGGAACCGCACGCGGTCCCCGGGTGCGAACAGCGCGGGCCGCTCGGCGGACGGGTCGAACAGCGTCGCGCCGGTGTGGCCCAGCAGCCGCCAGCCGCCGGGCGACTCGCGGGGGTAGACGCCGGTGAACTCGCCGCCGATGCCGACGGACCCGGTGGGGACCTTCGTGCGCGGCGATTCGAGGCGCGGCTGCCGCAGTGGTTCGGGCAGCCCGGTCAGGTAGCCGAAGCCGGGGGCGAACCCGGTGAACGCCACGGTGTACTCGGCACCCGTGTGCAGCCCGATCACTTCGTCCTCCGAGATCCCGGCGTCCCGGGCGACGAGTGCGAGGTCTTCGCCGTCGTAGCGGACGTCGAGCGTGACCTCCCGCGGCGAGCCGGCGGGCGGGTGCGTGAGGTCCGCGTCGTCGAGCAGCGCGCGGACCGCGTCGAGCGCCGTCGACCCAGGTTCCGCGACCACGAGCAGGCTGCGGGCCCCGGGCACGAGCTCGGCGATCCCGTCGACGCCCGCGGCCTCCACAGTGGCGCGGGCGGCCGTCATCTGCGCGAGCGAGTCGCAGTCGAGCAGTGCGGCGTGCTCGCCGCAGGGCCGCCAGAACATGGTGTCGAGCTTAAGAGCGGTTGGCGCGGTTTCAGCCGACGACGCGGCGGAGCAGTGCCGACGCGTGGGGCTGCATCTCCTGACCCACCATCGCGCGCTCCTCCACGTAACCGAGGTCGCCGTTGATGAGGCCGTAGAGCCGCTGCGCCGCCGTGACGTCCTTGGCCGTCGCGGTGCGGATGACCGCGTCGGTGCCGAGCTCCCAGGACGTCTGGTTGCGCGGCTTGCCGTAGTAGAGCTCCACGATGCCCGAGCTGTGCGTGAGCAGCAGCTCGATCGTGTCGTCCTCCTGGGGGCGCCAGAACCCGGTCTCGCGAGCCGCCGGCCGGATGACGTTCCCGTCGTCGTCGAGCAGCCACGCGCGCGCCTCGTGCGTGAGGAACGGCCGGCCGTCGTGCGCGATGGTGAGCTGCTGGGCGAACTTGATCGGCCCGTCGATCGTCGGGTAGTCGACCTCGCCCTCACCCCGCCACACGCCGACGAGCGGCAGCAGCGCGAGGCACGCGTCGTTCAGGTTCGGGCCCTCGCGCAGGTTGGCGGTGTCGTTGGGGATCGGCAGGTCGTCCCACAACGGCAGATTGCGCGCACGG encodes:
- a CDS encoding FABP family protein — its product is MTASGDEAIAAAEERAASTRARNLPLWDDLPIPNDTANLREGPNLNDACLALLPLVGVWRGEGEVDYPTIDGPIKFAQQLTIAHDGRPFLTHEARAWLLDDDGNVIRPAARETGFWRPQEDDTIELLLTHSSGIVELYYGKPRNQTSWELGTDAVIRTATAKDVTAAQRLYGLINGDLGYVEERAMVGQEMQPHASALLRRVVG
- a CDS encoding 3-hydroxybutyryl-CoA dehydrogenase, with the translated sequence MSDVRKVGVVGAGQMGSGIAEVHAKSGLDVVITEVSQSALDAGKARIEKSLQRAVKNGKLAADDADAALGRLRFTTDLADLADRDLVIEAILEQEQAKVDVFGQLDKIVSRDDAIFASNTSSIPIVKIGMATQRPAQVVGIHFFNPVPVLPLVELVPSLLTSDETARRAEEHAAALGKTVIRAQDRAGFIVNSLLVPYLLSAIRMVESGFATAEDIDRGMELGTAHPMGPLRLSDLIGLDTVKAIADSMYDEFKEPLYAAPPLLLRMVDAGLLGKKSGRGFYSY
- a CDS encoding asparaginase translates to MTEPVLVEVERSGLVESVHRGSLVITAPDGSVTHAVGDASSPVFPRSSTKPLQGAGMLRAGLGYDGADLALACGSHSGEPGHVERVAAMLAAAGLDESALTCPAAYPLNETSLHAAAEPLRVTMNCSGKHAAMLATCVAAGWPTEGYEQPDHPLQKAIAETVVDLTGEPIATTGVDGCGAPLFAYSLTGLARAFGRLVQAETGSAELRVADAMRAHPWLVAGTDREDTVLMGAVPGLLSKIGAEGVLAFALADGTAVALKMSDGAKRGCAPLAVAVLAHLGADVADLDELARPPVLGGGRPVGHLRVSWSAP
- the pxpB gene encoding 5-oxoprolinase subunit PxpB, which encodes MFWRPCGEHAALLDCDSLAQMTAARATVEAAGVDGIAELVPGARSLLVVAEPGSTALDAVRALLDDADLTHPPAGSPREVTLDVRYDGEDLALVARDAGISEDEVIGLHTGAEYTVAFTGFAPGFGYLTGLPEPLRQPRLESPRTKVPTGSVGIGGEFTGVYPRESPGGWRLLGHTGATLFDPSAERPALFAPGDRVRFRSV
- a CDS encoding aminodeoxychorismate lyase — translated: MRVLAFLDGSLADPDAAHLRVDDLGLLRGDGVFETILVAGGKPRELRPHLDRLARSAAMLDLPAPDLTAFERAARAVIDNWAGGHEIALKLVYTRGLDGDPAGTPTAFALGMEIEEKVRRARAEGVAVVALERGFGPDVAERAPWLLLGAKTVSYAVNMAALREAARRGAQDVIFTAADGSVLEGPTSTVVLARERTLYTPPSTVGILPGTTQAALFRGAEKAGWTVKVEPFSAADLPGADGVFLASSVRLVTRVHTLDGTALPDSAELHRELVTVYEGEY
- a CDS encoding biotin-dependent carboxyltransferase family protein produces the protein MRALQIVRTGALALVQDLGRPGYARLGVPPSGALDVDALKLGNRLVGNPEGAAGIEALLGGLTVEVTAPCTVAVTGPVVRVQVDGRDVGSHAAVSLKAAQTLAVGTPATGLRCYLAVSGGIAVEPVLGSRSRDVLSGIGPEPLEEGKTVPLGPVTGVPAGADVVVAPSAAERLVVPVLLGPRDDWFTDLARGLGQWWTVTPESNRVGLRLEGDPLRRANPAELPSEGMLTGAIQVPPNGRPVVFLADHPTTGGYPVAAVVRRSSLGALAQARPGTSVRFQPS
- a CDS encoding aerial mycelium formation protein codes for the protein MIEVRPGGRRRIDRVLAPGYLTGLGDLPLPVLRERRDEAAQEETDLSYLRRLLHARIDIVRAEQQRRSSGGDTSIVDQLASILADNALGPATGSGRHQQLEPSRAGEHRRHAEALIGDTDLTDVGSLTDSKLATALDTYATEEVSVSTFRRQVQGVMDTLNAEIAARYQRGAASVDELLDSELGRNEE
- a CDS encoding DUF3073 domain-containing protein; this translates as MGRGRAKAKQTKVARELKYSSHDTDFDALQRELSSNSSDNNTHEDDDRYEDPYDDGYDDYRR
- a CDS encoding folate-binding protein YgfZ produces the protein MAYRSPLLETPRAIAPPEGHPESGVPWHWGDPFAEQRTAARGVVVIDRSHREVLAVTGEERLSWLHLVISQHVTQLPEGEGTEALVLDSQGHVDTHFLLAHVDGTVWLDSDPGATATSALPKGGEQTLHEYLEAMKFWSKVEIRDATTELAVLTLLGPEAERLLGAVGVEVGSAPYAVTALPGGGFTRRVPWPSRSSVDLLVPREELATWWQKLTDAGARPAGSWTFDALRVESRHPRVGVDTDERTIPHEVGWIGSAAHVAKGCYRGQETVAKVHNVGRPPRYLALLHLDGSPEITPETGDPVRLGERVVGRVGSVVQHHELGPIALALVKRSVPAAAELLAGLKDEETDRVVQAVVDPDSVPGEHAAPGREAAQRLRG